Proteins encoded by one window of Candidatus Eisenbacteria bacterium:
- a CDS encoding VOC family protein — MSDGGAPVPDRASDPASDASPPPALAGRPPEGISEVILVVQDVRRSFEFYRDVVGLAVDQEGNPRFAWLWAGPPGRRQRIGITTGPLSFGAAHVKGPQHFAFGVEDARIDGLKKSLERHGLEVEGPVDFPFWRARSIYFSDPDGNRVEFCGFAD; from the coding sequence GTGAGCGACGGGGGCGCTCCCGTTCCGGACCGCGCGTCCGACCCGGCATCCGATGCGTCTCCTCCTCCCGCCCTCGCCGGACGTCCGCCCGAGGGGATCTCCGAGGTCATCCTGGTCGTCCAGGACGTGCGGCGCTCGTTCGAGTTCTACCGCGATGTGGTGGGTCTCGCGGTCGACCAGGAAGGGAATCCCCGGTTCGCGTGGCTCTGGGCCGGTCCGCCCGGGCGGCGCCAGCGGATCGGGATCACGACGGGGCCGCTCTCGTTCGGGGCCGCCCACGTGAAGGGCCCGCAGCACTTCGCGTTCGGGGTCGAGGACGCGCGCATCGACGGGCTGAAGAAATCGCTCGAGCGCCACGGCCTCGAGGTGGAAGGACCCGTGGACTTTCCCTTCTGGCGCGCGCGCTCGATCTACTTCAGCGATCCGGACGGCAACCGAGTCGAGTTCTGCGGGTTCGCGGATTGA
- a CDS encoding sigma-54 dependent transcriptional regulator yields MAECAAAAAAVAGASIAHDFQNREVPRVSLRPPRALIVDKDSQETAGLRAFLEQNGFAVDWAKDGEQAFNVLDGSGPETTGDGPRGPEVVISELRAHRVDGLRLLEIAKKRNPEVCVILIADQGSLELATEAMRQGAYDFQLRPLNLDKMLAVVRRALSHQQLVSRAEDLATRLDERLRVPNLTGHSRVMQELKEKILQIAPTRATVLIYGETGTGKELIAQAIHQLSPRKDERFVKLHCAELAENIIESELFGHERGSFTGAEQLRKGRFELADQGTLFIDEISEVAPTVQTKLLRVLQDRQFERVGGNDTITVDVRVIAATNRRLELMAARGQFREDLYYRLRVIQLEVPPLRERREDVPILVETFIREFNREHARKVTGVTRGVVDRMMEYDWPGNVRELRNTVEEMVIFAQGKRVLDVSDLPITIRQQRSAAAQDMNLTVGMSMNEIERAAIEATLRSVGYDKQRAAKILGIGLRTLYRKQKEYGL; encoded by the coding sequence GTGGCGGAATGCGCGGCGGCGGCGGCGGCGGTCGCCGGCGCTAGCATCGCGCACGACTTCCAGAACCGAGAGGTCCCCCGCGTGTCGCTAAGGCCCCCGCGCGCCCTGATCGTGGACAAGGACTCGCAGGAAACGGCGGGTCTCCGCGCGTTCCTCGAGCAGAACGGCTTCGCGGTCGACTGGGCGAAGGACGGGGAGCAGGCGTTCAACGTCCTCGACGGCTCGGGCCCCGAAACGACCGGCGATGGGCCGCGCGGCCCCGAGGTCGTGATCAGCGAGCTTCGCGCCCACCGCGTGGACGGACTCAGGCTCCTCGAGATCGCGAAGAAGCGGAATCCCGAGGTCTGCGTGATCCTGATCGCCGACCAGGGCTCCCTCGAGCTCGCGACCGAAGCCATGCGCCAGGGCGCGTACGACTTCCAGCTCCGCCCGCTCAATCTCGACAAGATGCTCGCGGTCGTTCGCCGCGCGCTCTCCCATCAGCAGCTCGTGAGCCGAGCGGAGGACCTCGCCACCCGGCTGGACGAGCGGCTCCGCGTGCCCAATCTCACCGGGCACTCGCGCGTGATGCAGGAGCTGAAGGAGAAGATCCTCCAGATCGCGCCCACACGCGCCACGGTGTTGATCTACGGGGAGACGGGCACGGGAAAGGAGCTGATCGCGCAGGCCATCCACCAGCTCTCCCCGCGGAAGGACGAGCGGTTCGTGAAGCTCCACTGCGCCGAGCTCGCCGAGAACATCATCGAGAGCGAGCTCTTCGGGCACGAGCGCGGCTCCTTCACCGGAGCCGAGCAGCTCCGCAAGGGCCGCTTCGAGCTGGCGGACCAGGGCACGCTCTTCATCGACGAGATCTCCGAGGTCGCGCCCACGGTCCAGACGAAGCTCCTTCGCGTGCTTCAGGATCGTCAGTTCGAGCGCGTGGGCGGGAACGACACCATCACCGTGGACGTGCGCGTCATCGCCGCGACGAACCGCCGTCTCGAGCTGATGGCCGCGCGCGGCCAGTTCCGCGAGGACCTCTACTACCGTCTTCGCGTGATCCAGCTCGAGGTGCCGCCGCTCCGCGAGCGGCGCGAGGACGTCCCGATCCTCGTCGAGACCTTCATCCGCGAGTTCAACCGCGAGCACGCCCGCAAGGTCACCGGCGTGACGCGCGGCGTGGTGGACCGCATGATGGAGTACGACTGGCCGGGAAACGTGCGCGAGCTCCGGAACACGGTGGAGGAGATGGTGATCTTCGCGCAGGGGAAGCGCGTCCTCGACGTGTCCGACCTCCCGATCACCATCCGCCAGCAGCGCTCGGCCGCGGCGCAGGACATGAACCTCACCGTGGGCATGTCCATGAACGAGATCGAGCGCGCCGCGATCGAGGCGACGCTCCGTTCCGTGGGCTACGACAAGCAGCGCGCGGCGAAGATCCTCGGGATCGGGCTCCGGACGCTCTACCGGAAGCAGAAGGAATACGGGCTGTGA